In one Natronosalvus amylolyticus genomic region, the following are encoded:
- a CDS encoding ABC transporter ATP-binding protein, producing MSAEQERTITQAPQSVVEHSESSVSETPILEIEGVSKHFANECAVETLSLEVQEGELLTLLGPSGCGKTTTLRLLAGLERPTTGTIRIDGEPVSVADDDTFVPAEKRDVGVVFQDFALFPHMTAAENVAFGISDWPAGERKRRVTNLLELVGLGDQGESSPEQLSGGQKQRVALARSLAPEPEILLLDEPFSNLDVDLRVEMREEVRRILKETGVTAISVTHDQEEALSISDRVAVMADGQLKQVDTPEQIFQQPKSRFVAGFLGHASFISGRVRGDIVHTQLGPIGRDRIHGLALEYDQTDIDVLLRPDDVLARQTTERDANGRVTYRRYLGPTILYRIELESGDVVEAMHNHSDQIELNEPVSVELAATHDLAWFPTTDDRPTG from the coding sequence ATGTCTGCTGAACAGGAACGAACGATCACACAGGCGCCACAGTCCGTCGTCGAACACTCCGAATCGTCGGTCTCGGAGACGCCGATTCTCGAGATCGAAGGCGTCTCTAAACACTTTGCAAACGAATGTGCCGTCGAAACGCTATCACTCGAGGTGCAGGAAGGAGAACTCCTGACCCTGCTCGGCCCCTCCGGCTGTGGCAAAACCACCACATTGAGGCTTCTCGCCGGCCTCGAGCGCCCAACGACGGGGACGATTCGAATCGACGGGGAGCCCGTCTCGGTCGCTGATGACGACACCTTCGTCCCCGCCGAAAAGCGAGACGTCGGCGTCGTCTTTCAGGACTTTGCCCTGTTCCCACACATGACGGCCGCCGAAAACGTCGCGTTCGGGATCAGCGACTGGCCCGCTGGCGAGCGCAAACGTCGAGTCACGAACTTACTCGAGTTAGTCGGCCTCGGCGACCAGGGCGAGTCCTCGCCCGAACAGCTCTCCGGTGGACAAAAGCAACGAGTCGCCCTCGCGCGCTCTCTCGCACCGGAACCCGAAATCCTGCTGCTCGACGAACCCTTCTCGAACCTCGACGTCGACCTCCGGGTCGAGATGCGCGAGGAGGTTCGTCGCATCCTGAAAGAGACGGGTGTCACCGCGATTTCGGTCACCCACGATCAGGAGGAAGCACTCTCGATCAGCGACCGCGTTGCGGTGATGGCCGACGGCCAACTCAAACAGGTCGACACGCCCGAACAGATCTTCCAGCAGCCGAAATCACGGTTCGTCGCGGGCTTTCTGGGCCACGCGAGTTTCATCTCGGGGCGTGTCCGGGGCGACATCGTCCACACCCAACTCGGTCCAATCGGCAGAGACCGCATCCACGGACTCGCCCTCGAGTACGACCAAACCGACATCGACGTCTTGCTTCGTCCCGACGACGTCCTCGCGAGGCAGACGACCGAGAGAGACGCCAACGGCCGTGTGACCTACCGTCGATATCTCGGTCCGACGATTTTGTACCGTATCGAACTCGAGTCAGGCGACGTCGTCGAAGCGATGCACAACCACTCCGATCAGATCGAACTGAACGAACCCGTGTCGGTCGAACTGGCCGCAACCCACGACCTGGCCTGGTTCCCGACGACTGACGACCGGCCAACGGGCTGA
- a CDS encoding extracellular solute-binding protein produces the protein MTKQTRRRLLATTGFTAAGLVGLAGCLGDVGDNGGNGEGSDTAVADAEPLGSPVDGQALQWDDLGDLEGELTIYSGRTRDQIDPVFVAIDERYDDLDLNVFYDDNDVYVNQILQEGDAAPADLMYSQDPGALGELERNGALQALPQDVVDAVPESYRDPDGFWTGVTGRVRSIMYNSDRLGETDFDSWDELPTDIFSYATDDRFQDIISTRPNSGTFRGFIQAMVELEGEDETREWVRGMVNDQNAQLFSGGSSQAEAVNRGGDDDPIVGLGNSYYAARILNEDPDAPISVAFTENDPGCLFSVAGVGVMNDVDDPELVAEFIRHLLAAEGQEFMMDANGEYPVVEGVDYVDDLPNLEDINPPTFDLSNFDMDLREAQDLLNEEGMTV, from the coding sequence ATGACGAAACAGACACGGCGACGGTTGCTCGCAACGACTGGTTTCACCGCTGCTGGACTGGTCGGCCTCGCTGGCTGTCTCGGCGATGTCGGCGATAATGGCGGCAACGGCGAGGGATCGGACACTGCCGTCGCCGACGCCGAACCGCTCGGCTCACCCGTCGACGGACAGGCACTACAGTGGGACGATCTCGGTGACCTCGAGGGTGAACTGACGATTTACTCCGGTCGAACTCGAGATCAGATCGACCCCGTGTTCGTCGCCATCGACGAACGCTACGACGACCTCGATCTCAACGTCTTCTACGACGATAACGACGTGTACGTCAACCAGATTCTCCAGGAGGGTGATGCAGCTCCAGCCGACCTGATGTACTCACAGGACCCTGGTGCACTCGGAGAACTCGAGCGAAACGGTGCGCTGCAGGCGCTTCCCCAGGACGTCGTCGATGCCGTACCCGAAAGCTACCGCGATCCCGACGGTTTCTGGACTGGCGTCACGGGCCGCGTTCGGTCGATTATGTACAACAGTGACCGACTGGGCGAGACCGACTTCGACAGCTGGGATGAGCTGCCGACAGACATCTTCTCGTACGCAACCGACGATCGCTTCCAGGACATCATTTCGACCCGCCCGAACTCCGGGACGTTCCGCGGGTTCATCCAGGCGATGGTCGAACTCGAGGGCGAGGACGAAACTCGGGAATGGGTGCGTGGGATGGTCAACGACCAGAACGCACAACTGTTCTCGGGCGGTTCCAGCCAGGCAGAAGCGGTCAACCGCGGGGGCGACGACGACCCGATCGTCGGCCTGGGCAACAGCTACTACGCAGCGCGCATCCTCAACGAGGATCCCGACGCACCAATCAGCGTCGCGTTCACCGAAAACGACCCCGGCTGTCTGTTCAGCGTTGCTGGCGTCGGCGTCATGAACGACGTCGACGACCCCGAACTCGTCGCCGAGTTCATCCGTCACCTGCTGGCCGCAGAGGGGCAGGAGTTCATGATGGATGCCAACGGCGAATATCCGGTCGTCGAAGGCGTCGACTACGTCGATGACCTACCCAACCTCGAGGATATCAACCCACCGACCTTCGATCTCAGTAACTTCGACATGGACCTGCGCGAAGCACAGGACCTCCTCAACGAAGAGGGCATGACGGTCTAG
- a CDS encoding ABC transporter permease gives MKSPTTYLDDLDTSRLSPSNATQSTAALALLSAIVAFLVVSPMFWLLWQAWTVDPSRAFDMFTSSQTASVTFNSLLLMLGVTVASIGLGVPLAVLTTRTDLPYPRFWTIVAALPLVIPSYIGAIAFVAMFGSGGEIDSLLGVTIPRVDGLRGAAFIITLYTYPYVFLTTRAALLSMDSSLVDAARTLNHSRLSAFRRVTLPQIRPGIAAGALLAALYAVSDFGTPAFMQVNVFTSTIYTEFRSYNVEYSALLALQLIALVAVILVIEAGIGRDEDASGATGQGTTIRLGGWKWPAMGAITLIGTLALVVPVAIFTRWLLISQGDPIPSLEFQWEFAYNSVYLAVLAALAASAFALPVAYYSGRRHSLLSRLFERATYLGFAVPGVVIGLALVFLGTRTLPSLYRQGVWLLVFAYVVRFLPQAVGAVRSSVLQIDARTLEAARTLNAGRLETFRRVTLPLIAPGVVVGAALVFLTTMKELPMTLMLQPAGLDTLVIIIWGAQRSLAYRFAAIPALLLILISGLSMLLLLRQEGYDVS, from the coding sequence ATGAAATCACCGACCACCTATCTCGACGATCTTGACACGAGTCGACTGTCACCGAGCAACGCCACCCAGTCGACGGCGGCCCTGGCGCTGCTCAGCGCGATCGTCGCCTTCCTCGTGGTCTCGCCGATGTTCTGGTTGCTCTGGCAAGCATGGACCGTCGACCCGTCTCGGGCCTTCGATATGTTTACCTCGAGTCAGACGGCGTCGGTGACGTTCAACAGTCTCCTGTTGATGCTGGGAGTGACCGTCGCCTCGATCGGACTCGGCGTTCCACTGGCCGTGTTGACGACGCGAACGGACCTCCCCTATCCCCGGTTTTGGACCATCGTCGCCGCGCTCCCGCTCGTTATTCCGAGCTACATCGGCGCGATAGCGTTCGTTGCGATGTTCGGTTCCGGTGGCGAAATCGACAGCCTCCTTGGCGTGACTATCCCTCGAGTCGACGGCCTTCGTGGGGCGGCGTTCATCATCACGTTATACACCTACCCCTACGTCTTCCTGACGACTCGAGCGGCCCTGTTGTCGATGGACAGCTCACTGGTCGACGCCGCCCGGACGCTCAACCACAGCCGGCTGAGCGCGTTTCGTCGGGTAACCTTACCCCAGATCAGACCGGGTATCGCTGCGGGTGCGCTGCTCGCAGCCCTGTATGCGGTCTCCGATTTCGGTACCCCCGCGTTCATGCAAGTGAACGTCTTTACGAGTACGATTTATACTGAATTTCGCAGCTACAACGTCGAATATTCGGCCTTACTCGCCTTACAGTTGATCGCCCTCGTCGCCGTGATCCTCGTCATCGAGGCCGGTATCGGTCGAGACGAAGACGCGAGCGGTGCAACCGGTCAGGGAACGACCATCCGTCTCGGCGGCTGGAAGTGGCCCGCGATGGGCGCAATCACCCTCATCGGAACACTTGCACTCGTCGTCCCCGTGGCCATCTTCACACGGTGGCTGCTCATCAGCCAGGGTGACCCCATCCCCTCCCTCGAGTTCCAGTGGGAGTTCGCCTACAACTCCGTCTACCTCGCCGTGCTCGCCGCACTCGCCGCCAGCGCGTTCGCCCTTCCCGTCGCCTACTACTCCGGCCGGCGTCACTCGCTGCTCTCGCGGCTGTTCGAGCGAGCGACCTACCTGGGCTTTGCCGTTCCGGGTGTCGTTATCGGGCTCGCACTGGTGTTTCTCGGAACCAGAACCCTCCCCTCGCTGTACCGACAGGGCGTCTGGCTGCTCGTCTTCGCCTACGTCGTCCGGTTTCTCCCCCAGGCGGTCGGCGCGGTTCGCTCCTCGGTTTTACAGATCGACGCACGGACCCTCGAGGCCGCCCGAACGCTCAACGCCGGCCGACTCGAGACGTTTCGACGCGTCACCCTCCCACTGATCGCCCCCGGCGTCGTCGTCGGTGCGGCACTCGTGTTTCTGACCACGATGAAGGAGTTGCCGATGACGCTGATGTTACAGCCGGCCGGATTGGACACGCTGGTCATTATTATCTGGGGCGCACAACGCTCCCTCGCCTACCGGTTCGCCGCTATTCCCGCGCTGTTGTTGATCCTCATCTCGGGACTCTCGATGTTGCTGCTCCTTCGACAGGAAGGGTACGACGTCAGTTGA
- a CDS encoding class I SAM-dependent methyltransferase: MSVREEFDAWAADGRDKGMETRHWHTAKHALARMPVEAGDTVLDLGCGSGYAGRAIRETNDAGRVYGLDGAPEMAHNAAGYTDDPRVGYVIGDFGSLPFADDSIDHVWTMEAFYYASDPHAALEEVRRVLRPGGTFYCAVNYYEENVHSHDWQDNISVEMTRWSRDEYREAFRDAGLYVAEQDSIPDRETEIPDAEAFPTDNWETREAMVERYRTFGTLLTVGVAP, translated from the coding sequence ATGAGCGTTCGCGAAGAGTTCGACGCGTGGGCGGCCGACGGCCGCGACAAAGGGATGGAAACGCGCCACTGGCACACGGCGAAACACGCCCTGGCACGGATGCCCGTCGAGGCCGGCGACACCGTCCTCGACCTCGGCTGTGGCAGCGGCTACGCAGGCCGCGCAATCCGAGAGACGAACGACGCCGGAAGGGTGTACGGACTGGATGGCGCACCCGAGATGGCACACAACGCCGCGGGCTACACCGACGACCCCCGAGTCGGCTACGTCATCGGCGATTTCGGCTCACTTCCATTCGCCGACGACAGTATCGACCACGTCTGGACGATGGAGGCGTTTTACTACGCGAGTGATCCCCACGCCGCCCTCGAGGAGGTCCGACGCGTCCTGCGGCCCGGCGGCACCTTCTACTGTGCGGTCAACTACTATGAGGAGAACGTCCACTCCCACGACTGGCAGGACAACATCAGCGTCGAGATGACCCGCTGGTCTCGAGACGAGTACCGAGAAGCCTTCCGAGACGCCGGGTTGTACGTCGCCGAACAGGACAGCATTCCGGATCGCGAAACCGAGATTCCCGACGCCGAAGCGTTCCCGACCGACAACTGGGAAACCCGCGAGGCGATGGTCGAGCGCTATCGCACGTTCGGGACACTGTTGACCGTGGGCGTCGCGCCCTGA
- a CDS encoding DUF1684 domain-containing protein: MSEPTDSTTAGDSTSDDPLEDPDAYRNALQAKREEKDRFFADHPQSPIPPEEREDFSGLTYFPPDPTYRVTATVSLEDDPDSNPVAMDTSSGREVRYLRIATLTFDLERDDPDLEDGTYELTAYSQDGSSDTLFVPFRDKTTGQQSYRGGRYMELDVAGDLEDGQELIVDFNLAYSPFCAFSETFDCPLPPEENWLEVAIAAGEQEY; the protein is encoded by the coding sequence ATGAGCGAGCCGACCGATTCGACGACTGCGGGCGACTCCACCTCGGACGACCCGCTCGAGGACCCGGACGCCTACCGAAACGCACTCCAGGCGAAACGCGAGGAGAAAGACCGCTTCTTTGCCGACCACCCACAGTCACCGATTCCACCCGAGGAACGCGAGGACTTTTCGGGGCTGACGTACTTCCCGCCTGACCCTACGTATCGGGTGACAGCGACGGTATCACTCGAGGACGACCCCGATTCGAACCCGGTGGCGATGGATACCTCGAGCGGTCGGGAAGTACGCTATCTCCGCATCGCGACGCTCACGTTCGATCTCGAGCGCGACGACCCGGATCTCGAAGATGGAACCTACGAACTGACGGCCTACAGCCAGGACGGTTCCTCGGACACGCTGTTCGTTCCGTTCCGGGACAAGACGACGGGCCAGCAGAGTTACCGCGGGGGGCGATATATGGAACTCGACGTGGCCGGCGACCTCGAGGACGGCCAGGAACTCATCGTGGATTTCAATCTGGCGTACTCGCCGTTCTGTGCCTTCAGTGAAACGTTCGACTGTCCGCTCCCGCCAGAGGAGAACTGGCTCGAGGTGGCGATTGCGGCGGGCGAGCAAGAGTATTGA
- a CDS encoding metallophosphoesterase: MQVGIIADTHDNVEAAERATDLFAEEGVELIIHCGDFIAPPLLSSFEGFELHGVLGNNDGEISGLEATFESLGNESELHGRFGTLELDGLSVAVLHGESLAEVDAIAESETFDLVCHGHHHERKLTEVGRTMVLNPGAHFPTVPEEHRTVAIVDTLSETVRFRSVLE, translated from the coding sequence ATGCAAGTTGGCATCATCGCCGATACCCACGACAACGTCGAGGCAGCCGAACGGGCAACCGATCTCTTCGCCGAGGAAGGCGTCGAGCTGATTATCCACTGCGGCGACTTCATCGCTCCGCCGTTGCTCTCGAGTTTCGAGGGATTCGAACTGCACGGCGTGCTCGGCAACAACGACGGGGAAATATCGGGTCTCGAGGCCACCTTCGAGAGTCTCGGTAACGAGAGCGAACTCCACGGTCGGTTCGGTACGCTCGAACTCGACGGCCTCTCGGTCGCGGTGCTTCACGGCGAATCGCTCGCGGAAGTCGACGCCATCGCCGAAAGCGAGACGTTCGACCTGGTCTGTCACGGCCATCACCACGAGCGTAAACTCACGGAGGTGGGTCGGACGATGGTTCTCAACCCCGGTGCCCACTTTCCGACGGTGCCCGAGGAACACCGCACGGTCGCCATCGTCGACACGCTCTCGGAAACAGTTCGCTTTCGGTCGGTCCTCGAGTGA
- a CDS encoding AEC family transporter, with amino-acid sequence MEVLLRLLALLGLLLVGTGLRSVGILDATRTKRLNAAAYYVALPALVFVATYDQAISSIVSLELFVGVIAVLLGTAAVAWFIHRNRASSARRSVAVVQSYHSNLGYLGVPLIAATFDDGVTAIASVILGLGALIQVPLTVSILVLVNGTSTRIRDQVHNLATNPVLLALIAGMAIGSVGVPVHGTVVVGLDALAGLALPLALLCVGASLDLDLPDLDPFATGSVTAVKIAAMPVLAWLVFSLLAVDSDTFTAAVIMLAMPTAVSTYVFSSELGGDERFASLNVFVTTVASVASLFVLIALLG; translated from the coding sequence ATGGAGGTACTGCTCCGGTTGCTGGCGCTGCTTGGACTCTTGCTCGTCGGCACGGGGCTTCGGAGCGTTGGGATTCTCGACGCTACCCGAACGAAACGACTGAACGCCGCTGCCTACTACGTCGCGCTGCCAGCCCTCGTCTTCGTCGCAACCTACGACCAGGCGATTTCCTCGATCGTCTCACTCGAGCTGTTCGTCGGGGTGATCGCCGTCCTGCTCGGGACCGCGGCGGTAGCCTGGTTTATCCATCGAAACCGGGCCTCGAGCGCCCGTCGCAGCGTTGCTGTCGTGCAGTCCTATCACTCGAATCTGGGCTACCTCGGCGTCCCGCTCATCGCTGCGACGTTCGACGATGGGGTAACCGCCATCGCCAGCGTGATCCTCGGTCTCGGGGCGCTGATCCAGGTGCCACTGACCGTGTCAATTCTCGTGTTGGTCAACGGGACCTCGACCCGAATCCGCGACCAGGTTCACAACCTGGCGACGAACCCAGTGTTACTCGCCCTGATTGCAGGGATGGCTATCGGTTCAGTCGGTGTTCCCGTCCACGGAACAGTCGTCGTCGGCCTCGATGCCCTCGCTGGGCTGGCGCTCCCGCTCGCACTGCTCTGTGTCGGTGCCTCACTCGACCTCGATCTTCCCGACCTCGACCCGTTTGCGACCGGTTCGGTGACGGCGGTCAAAATCGCCGCCATGCCGGTGCTCGCCTGGCTGGTCTTCTCGCTGCTGGCGGTCGATTCGGACACGTTCACCGCAGCCGTAATCATGCTCGCGATGCCGACGGCCGTCTCGACGTACGTGTTCTCGAGTGAACTCGGCGGCGACGAACGCTTTGCCTCCCTGAACGTGTTTGTGACGACGGTGGCGTCGGTCGCGTCGCTGTTCGTGCTGATTGCTCTCCTTGGCTAG
- a CDS encoding signal recognition particle protein Srp54: MVLDDLGSSLRGTLDKLRGKSRISEEDVEEVVKEIQRSLLSADVDVSLVMELSDNIKTRSLEEEPPAGTPARDFVLHIVYEELVGLIGESTELPLEEQTILLAGLQGSGKTTTSAKMAWWFSTKGLRPAVIQTDTFRPGAYDQAKEMCRRAEVDFYGDPDADDPVQIARDGLEATSEADVHIVDTAGRHALEEDLIDEIEDIESVVDPDVGLLVLDAAIGQGAKDQAQQFDESVGIDGVVITKLDGTAKGGGALTAVDQTDSSIAFLGTGEEVQDIERFEPNGFISRLLGMGDLAQLTERVERAMEQTGVEDEDWDPEDMLEGQFTLKDMQKQMEAMNNMGPLDQVLDMIPGFGGGIKDQLPDDAMDVTQDRMRTFEFIMDSMTEAEKEYPRAIGASQIRRIARGSGTSEESVRELLQQYKMMEKTLKQFQGMGSDKEMQRMMQQMQQQGGGGMGGMGGGGGPF, translated from the coding sequence ATGGTACTCGACGATCTCGGAAGCTCCCTCCGAGGCACCCTCGACAAACTCCGCGGCAAGTCACGCATCTCCGAGGAGGACGTCGAGGAAGTCGTCAAAGAGATTCAGCGCTCGCTGCTCTCTGCTGACGTCGACGTCTCGCTCGTGATGGAGCTCTCAGACAACATCAAAACCCGCTCGCTCGAGGAAGAGCCACCGGCCGGAACCCCCGCACGGGATTTCGTTCTCCACATCGTCTACGAGGAACTGGTGGGCCTCATCGGCGAGTCGACAGAGCTCCCGCTCGAAGAACAGACAATCCTGCTCGCCGGCCTACAGGGGTCGGGGAAGACGACCACGTCCGCGAAGATGGCCTGGTGGTTCTCGACCAAAGGACTGCGACCCGCAGTCATCCAAACCGACACCTTCCGACCCGGTGCCTACGACCAGGCCAAAGAGATGTGTCGCCGTGCAGAGGTCGACTTCTACGGCGACCCCGACGCGGACGACCCCGTCCAGATCGCCCGCGACGGCCTCGAGGCCACGAGCGAGGCCGACGTCCACATCGTGGACACGGCCGGTCGTCACGCGCTCGAGGAGGACCTGATCGACGAGATCGAAGACATCGAGTCGGTCGTCGATCCAGACGTGGGCTTGCTGGTTCTCGACGCTGCCATCGGTCAGGGAGCCAAAGACCAGGCACAGCAGTTCGACGAGTCAGTGGGCATCGACGGTGTCGTCATCACGAAACTCGACGGGACTGCAAAGGGTGGTGGCGCGCTGACAGCCGTCGACCAGACCGACTCCTCAATCGCGTTCCTCGGTACTGGCGAGGAAGTCCAGGACATCGAGCGCTTCGAACCCAACGGCTTCATCTCCCGACTGCTCGGGATGGGCGACCTCGCCCAACTCACCGAACGCGTCGAACGTGCGATGGAGCAGACGGGCGTCGAGGACGAAGACTGGGACCCCGAGGACATGCTCGAGGGCCAGTTCACGCTGAAGGACATGCAAAAGCAGATGGAGGCGATGAACAACATGGGGCCGCTCGATCAGGTGCTGGACATGATCCCCGGCTTCGGCGGCGGGATCAAAGACCAGTTGCCCGACGACGCGATGGACGTCACCCAGGATCGGATGCGCACCTTCGAGTTCATTATGGATTCGATGACCGAAGCCGAAAAGGAGTATCCGCGTGCAATCGGTGCGAGCCAGATTCGCCGTATCGCTCGCGGGTCGGGCACCAGCGAGGAGAGCGTCCGTGAACTGCTCCAGCAGTACAAGATGATGGAAAAGACCCTCAAGCAGTTCCAGGGGATGGGGTCGGACAAGGAGATGCAGCGTATGATGCAACAGATGCAACAGCAAGGCGGTGGCGGTATGGGCGGAATGGGCGGTGGCGGCGGCCCGTTCTGA
- a CDS encoding RNA-binding domain-containing protein — MSVYRVTAEITAPVYDTEVTSRVEDAITNLFPNADLESRFGEVTGTVHSLEHFSECLHRQEILDTARGEFFENREGQTFEFALKKQAAFEGRVNFAVGEPDELGEISVRVRVDEPGLEEYVDTIAPPTEDGRPLES, encoded by the coding sequence ATGAGTGTCTACCGCGTTACCGCAGAGATCACCGCCCCCGTCTACGATACGGAGGTGACCAGTCGCGTCGAAGATGCGATTACGAACCTGTTCCCCAACGCCGACCTCGAATCACGGTTTGGCGAGGTTACTGGCACGGTTCACTCGCTCGAGCACTTCTCGGAGTGTCTCCATCGCCAGGAAATTCTCGACACCGCTCGCGGGGAGTTTTTCGAAAACCGTGAGGGACAGACGTTCGAGTTCGCCTTGAAAAAGCAAGCAGCGTTCGAAGGCCGGGTGAACTTCGCGGTCGGCGAACCGGACGAACTCGGCGAGATTTCCGTCCGCGTGCGAGTGGACGAGCCGGGCCTCGAGGAGTACGTGGATACCATCGCGCCACCGACCGAGGACGGTCGCCCGCTCGAGTCCTGA
- a CDS encoding nucleoside monophosphate kinase: MYVIGTVGLPGSGKGEAATVAREQGIPVVTMGDVVRQETADRGLDPTKDHGTVAKALREENGPAAIAERSLPMLEDRLENHEGVLVDGIRSGTEVDVFEERFEDAFTLICIDAPFDVRNERITVRGRDAGAGDGGEPLEARDERERSFGMDEAIDRADVTIDNTDTLEAFRERIETVLEAARDGRIGAIDTASITLESEP; the protein is encoded by the coding sequence ATGTACGTCATCGGAACCGTCGGACTGCCGGGAAGCGGCAAAGGCGAAGCCGCGACCGTGGCTCGAGAGCAGGGCATCCCGGTCGTCACGATGGGCGACGTTGTTCGTCAGGAGACCGCCGACCGCGGCCTCGACCCAACCAAGGACCACGGGACGGTCGCCAAAGCGCTTCGGGAAGAGAACGGTCCGGCCGCCATCGCCGAGCGCTCGCTGCCGATGCTCGAGGACCGACTCGAGAATCACGAGGGCGTCCTCGTCGATGGCATCCGGTCGGGTACCGAAGTCGACGTCTTCGAGGAGCGATTCGAGGATGCGTTCACCCTCATCTGTATCGACGCCCCGTTCGATGTTCGCAACGAGCGCATCACCGTTCGCGGGCGCGATGCGGGCGCTGGTGACGGTGGTGAACCCCTCGAGGCGCGAGACGAGCGCGAACGATCGTTCGGGATGGACGAGGCGATTGACCGGGCCGACGTCACCATCGACAACACCGATACGCTCGAGGCGTTCCGCGAGCGCATCGAAACGGTGCTCGAGGCGGCCAGAGACGGACGAATCGGTGCCATCGATACCGCGAGCATTACGCTCGAGTCAGAACCATGA